The Alphaproteobacteria bacterium genome contains a region encoding:
- a CDS encoding DUF2470 domain-containing protein, producing MPGRLPETARPPADFDPRALAKALLRATRAGTLGTLDRNSGHPFTSLVNVATDTDGSPVILTSRLSTHTANLEQDGRASVLLAETGKGDPLAHPRLTVLGTFARVEPGSTDDARVRRRFLARHPKSELYAGFGDFAFWRMNVVAAHLNGGFARAADLGAADLMTDLAGADEMIAAEEGAVAHMNADHAEATRLYATKLLGLDEGPWRISGLDPDGADLTAGDRTARLAFPQRVTSAGALRQMLVELAKQARGQA from the coding sequence ATGCCGGGCCGGCTGCCCGAAACCGCCCGGCCGCCCGCGGATTTCGATCCGAGAGCCCTCGCCAAGGCGTTGCTGCGGGCGACCCGGGCCGGCACGCTCGGCACGCTCGACCGGAACTCAGGGCACCCGTTCACCTCCCTGGTGAATGTCGCGACCGACACGGACGGCTCGCCGGTGATCCTGACCTCGCGGCTCTCGACCCATACGGCGAACCTCGAACAAGACGGGCGCGCCTCGGTCCTGCTCGCCGAGACCGGGAAGGGCGATCCGCTGGCGCATCCGCGTCTTACTGTGCTCGGCACATTCGCGCGCGTCGAACCCGGCAGCACGGACGACGCGCGGGTGCGGCGGCGCTTCCTTGCGCGGCATCCGAAGTCGGAGCTTTACGCCGGCTTCGGCGACTTCGCGTTCTGGCGGATGAACGTCGTGGCGGCGCACCTCAATGGCGGCTTCGCGCGTGCGGCGGATCTTGGCGCCGCCGATCTGATGACGGATCTGGCCGGCGCTGACGAGATGATCGCCGCCGAGGAGGGCGCGGTCGCGCACATGAATGCCGATCACGCCGAGGCGACACGCCTCTATGCGACGAAGCTGCTCGGGCTCGACGAGGGTCCGTGGCGTATCTCGGGTCTCGATCCCGATGGCGCGGACCTGACCGCCGGCGACCGCACCGCGCGGCTTGCGTTTCCGCAGCGGGTCACGTCGGCCGGCGCATTGCGGCAGATGCTGGTCGAACTCGCCAAGCAGGCGAGAGGCCAGGCGTGA
- a CDS encoding cupin domain-containing protein: protein MKHVLFVAASLLAITPAVAQTATQGPAVTPAFRQEIPNVPGKSLVASVVEYAPGAKSPPHRHANSAFIAAYVLSGSVRSQVNDEPVKVYKAGESFFEAPGAHHRVSENASTTEPARMLAIFVVDSSERTLTTPDPK from the coding sequence ATGAAGCATGTCTTGTTTGTCGCGGCATCGCTCCTCGCCATCACACCCGCGGTTGCCCAGACCGCAACTCAGGGGCCGGCGGTCACGCCCGCCTTCCGTCAGGAAATTCCGAACGTCCCGGGCAAGAGCCTCGTCGCGTCGGTCGTCGAGTACGCGCCGGGCGCGAAATCGCCGCCACACCGGCACGCGAACTCGGCCTTCATCGCCGCCTACGTTCTGTCCGGCTCGGTACGCAGTCAGGTCAATGATGAGCCGGTCAAGGTCTACAAGGCCGGCGAAAGCTTTTTCGAAGCGCCGGGCGCGCATCATCGCGTCAGTGAAAACGCGAGCACGACCGAGCCCGCGCGGATGTTGGCGATTTTCGTGGTCGATTCGAGCGAACGAACGCTGACGACGCCGGACCCGAAGTGA
- a CDS encoding phosphonopyruvate hydrolase, producing the protein MSKTAALRAKLDVGKPALAMAAHNPLAAKLAANAGFDAIWGSGFELSASYAVPDANILSMGTHLDMMRAIGEVQTAPVIADIDTGFGNAVNVAYVVPRYVSAGVAAVVMEDKTFPKDSSLRVGGRQELVPLPEFQGKIAAAKAAAGEVIVVARTEALIAGLGEDEALRRGAAYAEAGADAVLIHSKQKTPDEILSFCRAWGGQVPLVLVPTSYPQLSFADIAALGKVGLIICGNHAIRAAVAAMQTTFRRIIAEGGIAGVEPDIAPVADVFALQGDAHMREIEKKYLQ; encoded by the coding sequence GTGTCAAAGACCGCTGCGCTGCGCGCCAAGCTCGACGTTGGCAAGCCCGCGCTCGCGATGGCGGCACACAATCCGCTGGCCGCAAAGCTCGCCGCCAACGCCGGCTTCGATGCGATCTGGGGCAGCGGATTCGAGCTCTCGGCCTCCTATGCGGTGCCGGACGCCAACATCCTCTCGATGGGCACGCACCTCGACATGATGCGCGCGATCGGCGAGGTGCAGACGGCGCCGGTGATCGCCGATATCGACACGGGCTTCGGCAATGCGGTGAACGTCGCCTATGTGGTGCCGCGCTATGTGTCGGCCGGTGTCGCGGCTGTCGTGATGGAGGACAAGACCTTTCCGAAGGACTCGAGCCTGCGTGTCGGCGGTCGGCAGGAGCTGGTGCCGCTGCCTGAGTTTCAGGGCAAGATTGCCGCGGCAAAGGCTGCGGCGGGCGAGGTCATCGTTGTAGCTAGAACCGAGGCGCTGATTGCTGGCCTTGGCGAGGACGAAGCGCTGCGCCGCGGTGCCGCCTATGCGGAAGCCGGTGCCGATGCGGTGCTGATCCACAGCAAGCAGAAAACGCCGGACGAGATCCTGTCCTTCTGCCGCGCCTGGGGCGGGCAGGTGCCGCTTGTACTGGTGCCCACGAGCTATCCGCAGCTCTCGTTCGCGGACATCGCGGCGCTCGGCAAGGTCGGGCTGATTATTTGCGGCAATCACGCGATCCGCGCAGCCGTCGCGGCGATGCAGACGACCTTCCGCCGCATCATCGCGGAGGGCGGCATCGCGGGCGTGGAACCCGACATCGCGCCGGTTGCAGACGTGTTCGCGTTGCAAGGCGATGCGCACATGCGCGAGATCGAGAAGAAGTATCTGCAGTGA
- a CDS encoding carboxypeptidase-like regulatory domain-containing protein, giving the protein MRLLLALTTVLLAPAGLALAGGSFDDDDHSQDGLAYFGFVRDTRGLGVGDAKVTAEVKGGAKVVTHTDVLGVYRLPGFSTDTNPADVTITCAKDGYKQSRVLQRTTPGPDVKAFEVECTLQRI; this is encoded by the coding sequence ATGAGGCTGCTGCTTGCGTTGACAACCGTACTGCTGGCCCCGGCCGGACTGGCGCTTGCGGGCGGCAGTTTCGACGACGACGATCACAGCCAGGATGGGCTCGCCTATTTCGGCTTCGTCCGCGATACCCGCGGGCTCGGCGTCGGCGACGCCAAGGTCACGGCGGAGGTCAAAGGCGGTGCCAAGGTCGTCACCCACACCGATGTTCTTGGAGTCTATCGGCTGCCCGGCTTCAGCACGGACACCAACCCGGCCGACGTGACCATCACCTGCGCCAAGGATGGCTACAAGCAGTCGCGTGTTTTGCAGCGCACGACCCCGGGGCCGGATGTAAAGGCCTTCGAAGTCGAGTGCACGCTGCAACGCATCTGA
- a CDS encoding sensor histidine kinase encodes MRRATDALRRGWRTVDAQASSSLTRRIVLLNIAGLFVLVISILYVSQYRAGLIDARVQSLLVQGEIIASAIAASATVETDTITVDPDKLIELQAGESYGPQDEALSGLEFPINLERVAPVLRRLIQPTRTQARIYDRDGALQIDSRNLYGRGDVLRFDLIPPDDRPTRLERAWIAIKSWFGRSSYPLYRDLGPGNGKDYPEVVQALAGQKASAVRVNERGEIILLVAVPIQRFRAVRGALLLSTQGGEIDSAVAAERFQVLLLFLALGAVMVLLSMLLARTIAEPVRRLADAAEAVRRRIKSREEIPDFTYRRDEIGELSGALREMTDSLYSRIEAIESFAADVAHELKNPLTSLRSAVETMPLARTPESRARLLAVIEHDVRRLDRLISDVSDASRLDAELQRQDASPVDLTRLLRTVVTVANEVRRDDGVTITLAFDGGPPSSFVAPGHDSRLGQVIDNLIENARSFSPPDGRVRITAKRLRNAVEITVDDDGPGIAPEAIERIFERFYTDRPHQGFGQNSGLGLSISRQIVEAHGGRIRAENRMGVSDEHGPRVLGARFVVRLPAM; translated from the coding sequence CTGCGCCGCGCCACGGATGCGTTGCGCCGCGGCTGGCGCACGGTCGACGCGCAGGCGTCGTCCAGCCTGACGCGGCGCATCGTTCTGCTCAACATCGCGGGCCTGTTCGTGCTGGTGATCAGCATTCTCTACGTGTCGCAATATCGCGCCGGCCTGATCGACGCAAGGGTGCAAAGCCTGCTGGTGCAGGGCGAGATCATTGCGAGCGCGATCGCGGCCTCGGCGACAGTCGAGACCGACACCATCACGGTCGATCCCGACAAGCTGATCGAGCTGCAGGCCGGCGAAAGCTACGGCCCGCAGGATGAAGCGCTCTCCGGCCTCGAATTCCCCATCAACCTGGAGCGCGTCGCGCCGGTACTGCGCCGGCTGATCCAGCCGACCCGCACGCAGGCGCGCATTTACGACCGCGACGGCGCGCTGCAGATCGACTCGCGCAATCTCTACGGCCGCGGCGACGTGCTTCGCTTCGACCTCATCCCTCCGGACGACCGGCCGACGCGGCTGGAGCGCGCCTGGATCGCGATCAAGAGCTGGTTCGGCCGCTCGAGCTATCCGCTCTATCGCGACCTCGGCCCGGGAAACGGCAAGGACTATCCGGAGGTCGTGCAGGCACTCGCCGGCCAGAAGGCAAGCGCCGTGCGCGTCAACGAGCGTGGCGAGATCATCCTGCTGGTCGCGGTTCCGATCCAGCGCTTCCGCGCGGTGCGCGGTGCGCTGCTGCTCTCGACCCAGGGCGGCGAGATCGACTCGGCGGTCGCGGCCGAGCGCTTCCAGGTCCTCCTTCTGTTCCTCGCGCTCGGCGCCGTCATGGTGCTGCTCTCGATGCTGCTCGCGCGCACCATTGCGGAGCCGGTGCGGCGGCTCGCCGATGCCGCGGAGGCGGTGCGCCGCCGCATCAAGTCGCGCGAGGAGATTCCCGACTTCACCTACCGGCGCGACGAGATCGGCGAACTGTCCGGCGCGCTGCGCGAGATGACCGACTCGCTCTACAGCCGCATCGAGGCGATCGAGAGCTTCGCGGCCGACGTTGCGCATGAGCTGAAAAACCCGCTCACGTCGCTGCGCTCGGCGGTCGAGACCATGCCGCTTGCGCGCACGCCGGAGAGCCGCGCGCGGCTGCTCGCCGTCATCGAGCATGACGTGCGCCGCCTCGACCGGCTGATTTCCGACGTGTCCGACGCAAGCCGCCTGGACGCCGAATTACAGCGACAGGACGCGAGCCCGGTCGATCTGACGCGGCTCTTGCGCACCGTGGTGACGGTCGCGAACGAGGTGCGGCGCGACGACGGCGTGACGATCACGCTCGCATTCGATGGCGGTCCGCCGAGCTCGTTCGTGGCGCCCGGGCACGACTCGCGGCTCGGCCAGGTCATCGATAACCTGATCGAGAACGCGCGCTCGTTCTCGCCGCCGGACGGGAGGGTGCGCATCACCGCGAAGCGGCTGCGCAACGCCGTCGAGATCACGGTTGACGACGACGGGCCCGGCATTGCGCCAGAGGCGATCGAGCGCATCTTCGAGCGCTTCTACACCGACCGGCCGCACCAGGGATTCGGACAGAACTCCGGGCTCGGGCTCTCGATTTCGCGCCAGATCGTCGAGGCGCACGGCGGCCGCATCCGCGCCGAGAACCGCATGGGTGTGTCGGACGAGCATGGCCCGCGCGTGCTCGGCGCGCGTTTCGTGGTGCGCCTTCCGGCGATGTGA
- a CDS encoding HPr kinase/phosphatase C-terminal domain-containing protein, which translates to MTVPSIHASAVLVGTRAVLIRGPAGSGKSRLALALVRGGSSGALPFTRLVGDDRVHVEAVHGRLLVRPAEALAGLIEVRGLGIRRLPYEPLAVAGLVIDLAAADSERLPLQASAVAEVAGIALPRLAVAPGVDPYPLVIAALRTSESDQ; encoded by the coding sequence ATGACCGTGCCGAGTATCCACGCCTCCGCCGTCCTGGTCGGCACCCGCGCCGTGCTGATCCGCGGGCCGGCGGGCTCGGGCAAATCGCGGCTGGCGCTTGCGCTTGTTCGGGGCGGCTCCTCCGGCGCGTTGCCCTTCACGCGGCTTGTCGGAGACGACCGCGTTCATGTCGAAGCCGTGCACGGACGCCTTTTGGTTCGCCCCGCGGAGGCGCTCGCCGGGCTGATCGAGGTGCGCGGGCTCGGGATTCGTCGTCTGCCGTACGAGCCGCTCGCGGTGGCTGGTCTCGTAATCGACCTTGCGGCAGCCGATTCAGAGCGGCTCCCCCTGCAGGCATCCGCCGTCGCGGAAGTCGCCGGCATCGCGCTGCCGCGACTTGCGGTCGCGCCTGGAGTGGATCCCTATCCCCTTGTAATTGCTGCACTGCGCACCTCCGAATCTGACCAATAA
- a CDS encoding HPr family phosphocarrier protein has translation MNAPGPDASQSGAVTRVLKIINEKGLHARASAKFVGVVEKFRDGTSIKVSRGDETVSGDSIMGLMMLGAGIGSSITVSATGAQAREAVDALDALVSSRFGEEE, from the coding sequence ATGAACGCGCCGGGGCCCGACGCTTCTCAATCGGGCGCCGTCACGCGCGTTCTCAAGATCATCAACGAGAAAGGGCTGCACGCGCGCGCGTCCGCGAAATTCGTCGGCGTGGTTGAGAAATTCAGGGACGGCACATCGATCAAGGTGAGCCGCGGCGACGAGACGGTCTCGGGAGACTCCATCATGGGGCTGATGATGCTCGGTGCCGGGATCGGAAGCTCGATTACCGTGTCGGCAACTGGCGCGCAGGCAAGGGAAGCCGTCGACGCGCTCGACGCGCTGGTGTCGAGCCGCTTCGGCGAGGAGGAGTAG
- a CDS encoding patatin-like phospholipase family protein, with product MASPKTAFVFAGGGSLGAIQVGMLHSLASHGVVADMACGSSVGAINAAYYAGNPTLEGIGKLETIWRGLRRQDVFPISLATLFGFIRRRDFLVTSEGLRKLIETHLPYRNLEDARIPIFIVATDIISAETVVLSKGPACDAILASTAIPAAFAPVQIEALYLADGAISSNTPINVAVANGAERLIVLPTGYACARQTPPVGAVANALHALTLLIARQLIAELDRLDPRVDYYVLPPLCPLDASPYDFSRTGELIARAIKSTDEWIDGGGLEAPRTHAQLSLHKHKPKH from the coding sequence ATGGCAAGCCCGAAAACAGCCTTTGTGTTCGCCGGCGGCGGCAGCCTCGGTGCCATCCAGGTCGGCATGCTGCATTCGCTTGCCTCGCATGGAGTCGTCGCCGACATGGCCTGCGGCTCGAGCGTCGGCGCGATCAACGCCGCCTACTATGCGGGCAATCCCACCCTTGAGGGCATCGGCAAACTCGAAACGATCTGGCGCGGACTGCGCCGCCAGGATGTGTTCCCGATTTCACTCGCCACACTGTTCGGTTTCATACGGCGGCGGGATTTTCTCGTCACGTCGGAGGGCCTGAGAAAGCTCATCGAAACCCATCTCCCCTACCGCAATCTGGAAGATGCCCGGATCCCGATCTTTATCGTCGCGACCGATATCATCTCCGCCGAGACGGTCGTGCTGTCCAAAGGGCCGGCTTGCGACGCGATCCTCGCGAGCACGGCTATTCCGGCGGCCTTCGCGCCGGTCCAGATCGAGGCGCTCTATCTTGCCGACGGCGCCATCTCCAGCAACACGCCGATCAACGTGGCGGTCGCGAACGGCGCCGAGCGTCTCATCGTCCTGCCGACCGGCTATGCCTGCGCGCGCCAGACGCCGCCGGTTGGCGCCGTCGCCAACGCGCTGCACGCGCTCACGCTTCTGATCGCGCGTCAGCTCATTGCCGAGCTCGATCGTCTCGATCCGCGCGTCGATTATTACGTGCTGCCGCCGCTCTGTCCGCTCGACGCATCGCCGTACGACTTCTCCCGTACCGGTGAGCTGATCGCGCGTGCGATCAAGAGCACCGACGAATGGATCGACGGTGGCGGACTTGAGGCACCCCGGACGCACGCGCAGCTCAGCCTGCACAAACACAAGCCGAAGCATTGA
- a CDS encoding response regulator transcription factor, with product MPTIALVDDDRNILTSVSIALESEGYRIMTYTDGASALEGFKTSPPDLAILDIKMPRMDGMELLRRLRQKTDMPVIFLTSKDEEIDELFGLKMGADDFIRKPFSQRLLVERVKAILRRGLPKDATAVKETDTRKVLERGLLRMDPERHTCTWKDEPVTLTVTEFLILQALASRPGVVKSRNALMDAAYDDQVYVDDRTIDSHIKRLRKKFKVADDDFDMIETLYGVGYRFKEA from the coding sequence ATGCCAACAATCGCTCTGGTCGACGACGACCGCAATATCCTGACCTCGGTTTCGATCGCGCTCGAATCCGAAGGCTACCGGATCATGACCTACACGGACGGCGCCTCCGCACTCGAGGGCTTCAAGACGTCGCCGCCGGACCTCGCCATCCTCGACATCAAGATGCCCCGCATGGACGGCATGGAGCTCTTGCGCCGCCTGCGCCAGAAGACCGACATGCCGGTGATCTTCCTCACCTCGAAGGACGAGGAGATCGACGAATTGTTCGGCCTGAAAATGGGCGCGGACGACTTCATCCGCAAACCCTTCTCGCAGCGGCTTCTGGTTGAGCGCGTCAAGGCGATCCTGCGGCGGGGCCTGCCGAAGGATGCGACGGCCGTGAAGGAGACCGACACCCGCAAGGTGCTCGAACGCGGCCTGCTGCGCATGGACCCGGAGCGGCACACCTGCACCTGGAAGGACGAGCCGGTGACGCTGACTGTCACCGAATTCCTGATCCTGCAGGCGCTCGCGAGCCGGCCGGGCGTGGTGAAAAGCCGCAACGCCCTGATGGACGCGGCCTATGACGATCAGGTGTATGTCGACGACCGCACCATCGACAGCCACATCAAGCGGCTGCGCAAGAAGTTCAAGGTGGCCGACGACGACTTCGACATGATCGAGACGCTGTATGGCGTCGGCTATCGTTTCAAGGAAGCCTGA
- a CDS encoding carboxypeptidase-like regulatory domain-containing protein, which produces MTIKDYRTSLAAIAAAAFLFAAPLAHAQTVGATDLGGTVTGAGGPEAGVWVIAETTDLPTKYSKTVVTDDQGRYLIPDLPKAKYKVWVRGYGLVDSAKADGEPGKTLDLKAVKAPDEKSAAEYYPGMYWYSMLKIPAEDQFPGTGAKGNGIPEVMKKQSYWIDTVKNSCQSCHALGSAGVRHLSPKLGEFKNSVDAWTVRTQSGQAMSNMALTLGRIGPDKGLQLFADWTDRIAKGELPKAKPQRPQGLERNVVITSWEWSTPQHYLHDAVSSDKRNPTLNANGLVYGSPEESTDNVPTLDPVTHKASMIVHPYRDPKTPSSTELPMGPSPHWGDKPIWDGHTSIHNPMMDEKGRVWFTARIRPNANPDFCKQGSDHPSAKVLPLNESPRHLSMYDPKTGKWSLISTCFSTHHLYFGHDKNNTLWTSAGGPASGVVGWLNTKMYDETGDEQKSQGWTPLIIDTNGDGKRGAYVGPNDPVDPAKDKRINAAFYGVQPSPVDDSIWGQAMDVGFSRIDQPGYIMRLVPGDNPSETALTEVYLPPDEAYGSRGLDLTSDGVVWSVFSSGHMGSFDRRKCKGPLNGPAAATGKHCPEGWTLYKMPGPQFEGVTDKGSANHAYYIWVDRENTLGLGKDVPIAQTNGGESLLTIVDGKFVDLRVPYPLGFFTKNVDGRIDDANAGWKGRGLWTTFGSRTVFHNEGGTENKPRLYKLQVRPNPLAN; this is translated from the coding sequence ATGACCATCAAGGACTATCGGACGAGTCTCGCCGCGATCGCCGCCGCGGCGTTTCTGTTTGCCGCACCACTCGCGCATGCGCAGACTGTCGGCGCGACGGATCTGGGCGGCACCGTCACCGGCGCGGGCGGGCCGGAGGCGGGCGTGTGGGTCATCGCCGAGACGACCGACCTGCCGACGAAGTATTCCAAGACCGTCGTGACCGATGACCAGGGCCGCTACCTGATCCCGGATTTGCCGAAGGCGAAATACAAGGTCTGGGTGCGCGGCTATGGGCTTGTCGACTCGGCCAAGGCCGACGGCGAGCCAGGCAAGACGCTCGACCTCAAGGCCGTGAAGGCACCCGACGAGAAGTCGGCCGCCGAGTATTACCCGGGCATGTACTGGTACTCGATGCTGAAGATCCCGGCGGAGGATCAATTCCCCGGCACCGGCGCGAAGGGCAACGGGATTCCGGAGGTGATGAAGAAGCAGTCCTACTGGATCGACACCGTCAAGAACTCCTGCCAGTCCTGTCACGCGCTCGGCTCTGCCGGTGTGCGGCACCTGTCGCCGAAGCTCGGCGAGTTCAAGAATTCGGTCGATGCCTGGACCGTACGCACGCAATCCGGTCAGGCGATGTCCAACATGGCGCTGACGCTCGGCCGCATCGGGCCGGACAAAGGCTTGCAGCTTTTCGCCGACTGGACCGATCGCATCGCCAAGGGCGAACTGCCGAAGGCAAAGCCGCAGCGGCCGCAGGGCCTCGAGCGCAACGTCGTGATCACGTCGTGGGAATGGTCGACGCCGCAGCATTATCTCCATGACGCGGTGTCGAGCGACAAGCGCAACCCGACGCTGAACGCGAACGGCCTCGTCTACGGCTCGCCCGAGGAGAGCACCGACAACGTGCCGACGCTCGATCCGGTGACGCACAAGGCGTCGATGATCGTGCATCCCTATCGCGACCCGAAGACGCCGTCCTCGACCGAACTGCCGATGGGACCGTCTCCGCACTGGGGCGACAAGCCGATCTGGGACGGCCACACCTCGATCCACAATCCGATGATGGACGAAAAGGGCCGCGTCTGGTTCACGGCGCGCATCCGCCCGAATGCCAATCCGGATTTCTGCAAGCAGGGCTCGGATCATCCGTCCGCGAAAGTGCTGCCGCTGAACGAATCGCCGCGTCACCTTTCGATGTACGATCCGAAGACCGGCAAGTGGTCGCTGATCTCGACCTGCTTCTCGACGCATCACCTCTATTTTGGTCACGACAAGAACAATACGCTGTGGACCAGCGCCGGGGGACCCGCGAGCGGCGTGGTCGGCTGGCTGAACACCAAGATGTATGACGAGACCGGCGACGAGCAGAAGTCTCAAGGCTGGACGCCGCTGATCATCGACACCAACGGCGACGGCAAGCGCGGGGCTTATGTGGGCCCGAACGATCCGGTCGATCCCGCCAAGGACAAGCGCATCAACGCGGCGTTCTACGGCGTGCAGCCGAGCCCGGTCGACGATTCGATCTGGGGGCAGGCGATGGACGTCGGCTTCTCGCGCATCGATCAGCCCGGCTACATCATGCGCCTCGTCCCTGGCGACAATCCGTCCGAGACGGCGCTCACCGAAGTGTACCTCCCGCCGGACGAGGCCTATGGCTCGCGCGGCCTCGATCTCACCTCCGACGGCGTGGTGTGGTCGGTGTTTTCGAGCGGCCACATGGGCAGCTTCGACCGCCGCAAGTGCAAGGGCCCGCTCAACGGCCCGGCCGCCGCGACCGGTAAGCACTGTCCCGAAGGCTGGACGCTCTACAAGATGCCCGGCCCGCAGTTCGAAGGCGTGACCGACAAGGGCAGCGCGAACCACGCCTATTACATCTGGGTCGATCGCGAGAACACGCTCGGGCTCGGCAAGGATGTGCCGATCGCGCAGACCAACGGCGGCGAGTCGCTGCTCACGATCGTGGACGGCAAGTTCGTCGATCTGCGCGTGCCGTACCCGCTCGGCTTCTTCACCAAGAACGTCGACGGCCGCATCGACGATGCGAATGCCGGCTGGAAGGGGCGCGGGCTGTGGACCACGTTCGGCAGCCGCACTGTGTTCCACAATGAGGGCGGCACCGAGAACAAGCCGCGGCTCTACAAGCTGCAGGTGCGTCCGAACCCGCTCGCGAACTAG
- a CDS encoding PTS sugar transporter subunit IIA: protein MIGLVLVTHGRLAVEFRAALEHVVGEQKQIETVTIGPDDDVEQRRRDIIEAVKRTDLGDGVVILTDMFGGTPSNLSISVMNRPNVEVLAGINLPMLVKLAKVRAEYPLDKSVAAAQEAGKKYITVASRVLAGK from the coding sequence ATGATAGGACTGGTACTCGTTACTCACGGGCGGCTCGCCGTCGAATTCCGCGCCGCATTGGAGCACGTGGTCGGCGAGCAGAAGCAGATCGAGACCGTCACCATCGGGCCCGACGACGACGTCGAGCAACGCCGGCGCGACATCATCGAGGCGGTGAAGCGCACCGACCTCGGCGACGGCGTGGTGATCCTGACCGATATGTTCGGCGGCACCCCATCCAACCTCTCGATCTCGGTGATGAACCGGCCGAATGTCGAAGTGCTGGCCGGGATCAACCTGCCGATGCTCGTGAAGCTTGCCAAGGTGCGCGCCGAGTACCCGCTCGACAAATCGGTCGCCGCCGCGCAGGAGGCGGGCAAGAAATACATCACCGTTGCGAGCCGCGTGCTCGCCGGGAAATGA